In a single window of the Arachis hypogaea cultivar Tifrunner chromosome 6, arahy.Tifrunner.gnm2.J5K5, whole genome shotgun sequence genome:
- the LOC112755897 gene encoding uncharacterized protein: MENYNRSRSYGNNNGQVVVHMESYYGAPPPTMPHDDHDLRSYSSVSYAQSKSHQRGIKLKKGKSVSTKSWGFGSDPEFQRKKRVASYKMYSVEGKVKGSFRKSFRWLKYKYTQVLYGW; encoded by the coding sequence ATGGAAAATTACAACAGATCAAGGTCCTATGGAAATAATAATGGGCAAGTAGTGGTGCATATGGAGAGCTACTATGGTGCACCACCACCAACTATGCCTCATGATGATCATGATCTAAGGTCCTATAGTAGTGTTTCATATGCACAAAGTAAAAGTCATCAAAGGGGTATTAAGTTGAAGAAAGGGAAAAGTGTTTCAACAAAGTCATGGGGTTTTGGAAGTGATCCTGAGTTTCAAAGGAAGAAGAGAGTTGCAAGCTATAAGATGTATTCTGTTGAAGGAAAAGTCAAAGGTTCTTTTAGGAAGAGCTTCAGATGGCTCAAGTATAAGTACACACAAGTTCTTTATGGATGGTGA